The Candidatus Cloacimonadota bacterium genome contains the following window.
AGCAGTTTTTCCCAGATCATCTACTGTGATCTCCAAAATATTTGCCGTAACTTCCAGAAAACGTCCTGTTCCGGCAGCGCATTTATCATTCATGGCAAAATCAACTACTTTTCCATTTTTTTCCAGAAGTATTATTTTAGAATCCTGACCACCAATATCTATTACTGTTTTTGCATAAGGAAAAAAATAGTTCACACCTTTGGCATGACAGGAGATTTCTGAAATTCTTATATCAGAAAATGGAACAATATTTCGACCGTAGCCAGTTGAATAAATAGAGCTTATATCACTCAAAGCCAAATTTTTTTTTTGCAAAACTTCATTCAAAAGTTTTTTCGCTGTTTCTTTGGGATTTACCCCTGTATCAGCAACATTTAAATAGAAAATCTCCTGATCTTCCAAAACAACGATTTTTGCCATTCTGGACCCAAGGTCGATACCGATGTTGTATTTTTTCATTTAACTT
Protein-coding sequences here:
- a CDS encoding acyl-CoA dehydratase activase; translation: MKKYNIGIDLGSRMAKIVVLEDQEIFYLNVADTGVNPKETAKKLLNEVLQKKNLALSDISSIYSTGYGRNIVPFSDIRISEISCHAKGVNYFFPYAKTVIDIGGQDSKIILLEKNGKVVDFAMNDKCAAGTGRFLEVTANILEITVDDLGKTADQSKEDIDINSTCVVFAESEIIGLIAAGNKPADIVNSVHRSIAKRIKNLMSQMNWQKPVVFTGGVAQNLGMRRSIAQVLNVEIESPENSLITGALGAALYAFEQNS